The Streptomyces sp. NBC_01689 genome includes a window with the following:
- a CDS encoding DAK2 domain-containing protein: protein MPQVPQTLDALAVRTWCGLALEALGRAREEIDAINVYPVADGDTGTNLYLTVESATAAVEAVFAGHATVTAADGGRADAGDGRPTLADAVRAMAHGALIGARGNSGTILAQLLRGMALVLAADARGAHTDAEGLRLALRQAADSARDAVAHPVEGTVLTVAAAAARAAEGAEGDCGTVARAAYEGARTALVATPRQLAVLARAGVVDAGGRGLVAVLAALVETFTGESPRTGWALGEPHTRVAVAAGPVTEAAATGAGRAPGDGAGAGTPYGDEAGPGCAEDRPDDGGPAFEVIYLLDAEDAAVTRLRERLDRLGDSLVVVGGDGLWNVHVHVDDAGAAVEAGVEAGRPHRIRITHFGLGDAHTAGAAGLPPREPAQRAVVAVVPGEGLAGLYAEAGATTVLARPGEPPASGELVDAVRRAHAREVVLLPNDADLRHTAAAAAEQARTDGVRVALIPTRSAVQGIAALAVHEPGRRFDEDVVAMTSAAGATRYAEVAVAERQSWTMAGICQAGDVLGLIEGDVAVIGVDVAATAEAVIDRMLAAGGEMVTLVLGDEAPGEIAGRLESRVRETYLAVDTVVYRGGRQGALLLIGVE from the coding sequence GTGCCGCAGGTGCCGCAGACATTGGATGCTCTCGCGGTGCGCACCTGGTGCGGCCTCGCGCTGGAGGCCCTGGGGCGGGCCCGCGAGGAGATCGACGCCATCAATGTCTACCCGGTGGCCGACGGCGACACCGGGACGAACCTCTATCTGACGGTGGAGTCGGCGACGGCGGCGGTGGAGGCGGTCTTCGCGGGCCACGCCACGGTGACCGCCGCGGACGGCGGCCGGGCGGACGCGGGGGACGGGCGGCCCACGCTCGCCGACGCCGTGCGGGCGATGGCGCACGGGGCGCTGATCGGGGCCCGCGGCAACTCCGGCACGATCCTCGCGCAGCTGCTGCGTGGAATGGCCCTGGTGCTGGCCGCGGACGCGCGGGGCGCGCACACCGACGCGGAGGGCCTCCGGCTCGCCCTGCGCCAGGCCGCCGACTCCGCGCGCGACGCCGTCGCGCACCCGGTCGAGGGCACGGTCCTCACGGTCGCCGCGGCCGCCGCCCGAGCGGCCGAAGGCGCCGAGGGGGACTGCGGCACGGTCGCCCGCGCGGCCTACGAGGGAGCCCGGACGGCCCTCGTCGCGACCCCCCGCCAGCTCGCCGTACTGGCCCGGGCCGGTGTCGTCGACGCGGGCGGGCGGGGCCTGGTGGCGGTGCTGGCGGCCCTCGTGGAGACGTTCACGGGGGAGTCCCCGCGGACCGGATGGGCACTCGGGGAGCCACACACGCGGGTGGCCGTGGCCGCCGGTCCGGTGACCGAGGCCGCCGCCACCGGTGCCGGCCGCGCCCCCGGGGACGGAGCCGGTGCCGGGACCCCCTACGGCGACGAAGCCGGCCCCGGCTGCGCGGAGGACCGGCCGGACGACGGCGGGCCCGCCTTCGAGGTCATCTACCTGCTGGACGCGGAGGACGCGGCCGTGACGCGGTTGCGGGAGCGGCTCGACCGCCTCGGGGACTCGCTCGTGGTCGTCGGCGGGGACGGGCTGTGGAACGTCCACGTCCATGTGGACGACGCGGGCGCCGCGGTGGAGGCGGGCGTGGAGGCCGGGCGGCCCCACCGCATCCGGATCACGCACTTCGGGCTCGGCGACGCGCACACCGCCGGTGCGGCGGGGCTGCCGCCCCGGGAGCCTGCGCAGCGGGCCGTCGTCGCGGTGGTGCCCGGCGAGGGACTGGCCGGGCTGTACGCCGAGGCCGGTGCGACCACCGTGCTCGCGCGGCCCGGTGAGCCGCCCGCCAGCGGGGAACTCGTGGACGCCGTCCGGCGGGCCCACGCGCGCGAGGTGGTACTGCTGCCCAACGACGCCGACCTGCGGCACACCGCGGCCGCCGCGGCCGAGCAGGCCCGTACGGACGGGGTCCGGGTCGCGCTGATCCCGACCCGCTCCGCGGTCCAGGGCATCGCCGCGCTGGCCGTGCACGAGCCGGGCAGGCGCTTCGACGAGGACGTCGTCGCCATGACCTCGGCGGCCGGTGCCACCCGCTACGCCGAGGTCGCCGTCGCCGAGCGGCAGTCCTGGACCATGGCGGGCATCTGCCAGGCCGGGGACGTGCTCGGTCTCATCGAGGGGGACGTGGCCGTGATCGGGGTGGACGTCGCCGCGACGGCCGAGGCCGTCATCGACCGGATGCTCGCCGCGGGGGGCGAGATGGTGACGCTGGTCCTGGGCGACGAGGCGCCCGGCGAGATCGCCGGGCGCCTCGAATCGCGGGTCAGGGAGACGTACTTGGCGGTCGACACGGTGGTGTACCGAGGGGGGCGGCAGGGGGCGCTGCTGCTGATCGGGGTGGAGTAG
- the rpmB gene encoding 50S ribosomal protein L28 has translation MAANCDVCGKGPGFGNNISHSHRRTSRRWNPNIQRVRTVVGGTPKRVNACTSCIKAGKVSR, from the coding sequence GTGGCTGCCAACTGCGACGTCTGCGGCAAGGGGCCGGGCTTCGGCAACAACATCTCGCACTCGCACCGCCGTACGTCCCGCCGCTGGAACCCCAACATCCAGCGTGTTCGTACCGTGGTGGGCGGGACGCCGAAGCGCGTGAACGCTTGCACCTCGTGCATCAAGGCCGGCAAGGTTTCGCGCTGA
- a CDS encoding thiamine-phosphate kinase has product MKGTVGELGEFGLIKELTSRLTTTPAVRVGPGDDAAVVAAPDRRVVASTDILLEGRHFRRDWSTAYDVGRKAAAQNLADIAAMGAVPTALLLGLVVPAELPATWPSELMDGLRDECQVAGAAVVGGDVVRGDTITVAITALGDLRNHEPVTRGGARPGDVIAVTGWLGWSAAGHAVLSRGFRSPRAFVEAHRRPEPPYHAGPAAAGLGATAMCDVSDGLIADLGHIAEASKVRIDIRSGAIDIPSQMNDIGQAVGVDPIQWVLTGGEDHAIVAAFPPDVKLPARWKVIGEVLNPSALPQVTVDGAPWTSKGGWDHFGDIES; this is encoded by the coding sequence ATGAAGGGCACCGTGGGCGAGTTGGGGGAGTTCGGGCTCATCAAGGAGCTCACCTCGCGTCTCACCACCACCCCGGCGGTCCGGGTCGGCCCCGGCGACGACGCCGCGGTGGTGGCCGCGCCCGACCGCAGGGTCGTGGCGAGCACCGACATCCTCCTGGAGGGACGGCACTTCCGCCGGGACTGGTCGACGGCCTACGACGTGGGGCGCAAGGCGGCCGCGCAGAACCTCGCGGACATCGCCGCGATGGGTGCCGTACCGACCGCGCTGCTGCTCGGTCTCGTCGTCCCGGCCGAACTGCCGGCCACCTGGCCGTCCGAGCTGATGGACGGGCTGCGGGACGAGTGCCAGGTCGCCGGGGCGGCCGTGGTCGGCGGCGACGTCGTACGGGGCGACACCATCACCGTCGCGATCACCGCGCTCGGCGATCTCCGCAACCACGAGCCGGTGACCCGGGGCGGCGCACGACCCGGTGACGTGATCGCCGTGACGGGCTGGCTGGGCTGGTCGGCGGCCGGTCACGCGGTGCTCTCCCGCGGTTTCCGTTCGCCGCGGGCCTTCGTCGAGGCGCACCGGCGCCCCGAACCGCCGTACCACGCGGGCCCCGCGGCCGCCGGGCTCGGCGCGACGGCGATGTGCGACGTGAGCGACGGGCTGATCGCCGACCTGGGGCACATCGCCGAGGCCAGCAAGGTCAGGATCGACATCCGCTCGGGCGCCATCGACATCCCGTCGCAGATGAACGACATCGGCCAGGCCGTCGGCGTCGACCCCATCCAGTGGGTGCTCACCGGTGGCGAGGACCACGCGATCGTCGCGGCCTTCCCGCCGGACGTGAAGCTGCCCGCGCGCTGGAAGGTGATCGGCGAGGTCCTCAACCCCTCCGCGCTGCCGCAGGTCACGGTGGACGGCGCACCCTGGACCAGCAAGGGCGGCTGGGACCACTTCGGCGACATCGAGTCCTGA
- a CDS encoding Lrp/AsnC family transcriptional regulator → MVQAYILIQTEVGKASTVAETISKIPGVIQAEDVTGPYDVIVRAQADTVDDLGRMVVAKVQQVDGITRTLTCPVVHL, encoded by the coding sequence GTGGTACAGGCGTACATCCTGATCCAGACGGAGGTCGGCAAAGCGTCGACCGTCGCCGAGACGATCAGCAAGATCCCGGGGGTGATCCAGGCCGAGGACGTGACAGGACCGTACGACGTGATCGTGCGGGCCCAGGCCGACACCGTGGACGATCTCGGCCGCATGGTGGTCGCGAAAGTCCAGCAAGTGGATGGCATCACCCGCACTCTGACCTGCCCGGTGGTGCACCTCTAG